Proteins from a genomic interval of Diaminobutyricimonas aerilata:
- a CDS encoding glycosyltransferase family 2 protein, with amino-acid sequence MAEVTAPDVSVVLPVYNGAEYLDDAVRRLARQEGARIEIVVVDDGSGDDTERIGRALAAAGLVRYFRQPQNAGVAAARERAVREATGEYVWFVDADDRWADDAVATLLGEARRSGADVVVAGAHYVFPDGKDDKPVGSPRLNGPLTAEAAFRAFLRGELTGHLWNKLFRRERALDIIYTRARVHSDQAMVAQLLASAVRGVSVIPDLVYSYLLREGSIIRSGTRRAESLVLVGDAVRDAAGALDPAILASTDYEYYVQRFIVLSALKDATSQSYDDAAARALARQIRRRISLRGLRAVAARRDPKRLALLGAGRFAPPLYRFAMSRGRARA; translated from the coding sequence GTGGCTGAGGTCACCGCGCCCGACGTCAGCGTCGTGCTGCCCGTCTACAACGGCGCCGAGTACCTCGACGATGCGGTGCGTCGGCTCGCGCGGCAGGAAGGCGCCCGCATCGAGATCGTCGTCGTCGACGACGGGTCGGGCGACGACACCGAACGGATCGGACGCGCCCTCGCCGCCGCCGGGCTCGTCCGCTACTTCCGGCAACCGCAGAACGCGGGCGTCGCGGCCGCCCGGGAGCGAGCGGTGCGGGAGGCGACGGGAGAGTACGTGTGGTTCGTCGACGCCGACGACCGATGGGCCGACGACGCCGTCGCGACGCTGCTCGGGGAGGCGCGACGCTCCGGCGCCGACGTCGTGGTCGCGGGAGCCCACTACGTGTTCCCCGACGGCAAGGACGACAAGCCCGTCGGGTCCCCGCGGCTGAACGGCCCGCTGACCGCCGAGGCGGCCTTCCGGGCGTTCCTGCGCGGTGAACTCACCGGCCACCTCTGGAACAAGCTGTTCCGCCGTGAGCGGGCCCTCGACATCATCTACACGCGCGCCCGCGTGCACTCGGACCAGGCGATGGTCGCCCAGCTGCTCGCCTCCGCCGTGCGCGGGGTCTCGGTGATCCCGGACCTCGTCTACTCGTACCTGCTGCGAGAGGGGTCGATCATCCGCTCCGGCACGCGTCGGGCGGAGTCGCTCGTGCTCGTCGGCGACGCGGTCCGCGACGCCGCCGGTGCCCTCGACCCGGCCATCCTGGCCTCGACCGACTACGAGTACTACGTGCAGCGGTTCATCGTGCTGTCAGCCCTCAAGGACGCGACCTCGCAGTCGTACGACGACGCCGCGGCGCGGGCACTGGCGCGCCAGATCCGGCGCCGCATCAGCCTGCGCGGCCTGCGCGCCGTCGCGGCGCGACGCGACCCGAAGCGGCTCGCCCTGCTCGGCGCGGGGCGATTCGCCCCGCCGCTCTACCGTTTCGCGATGTCACGCGGGCGGGCGCGCGCCTGA
- a CDS encoding LLM class F420-dependent oxidoreductase, protein MTRFGYTLMTEQSGPKDLVRYAVAAERIGFDFEVSSDHYSPWLMSQGHAPYAWTVLGAVAQATERVELATYITCPTIRYHPAVVAQKAATLQELSDGRFILGLGSGENLNEHVVGEGWPPVDQRQDMLVEAAQIIRELHSGDLVTWEGQYFRVDSARIWDAPDGGVPIGIAVSGEKSIEHFAPLGDHLITTEPDKELVEAWHEKKGDRSSRVIGQIPICWDPDRDTAIAKAHDQFRWFAGGWAVNADLPTPAGFAGASKYVRPEDVAEQIVCGPDLDEIAESFRAFVDAGFTDIALVQVGDEGQDRFLDEAAGPLLEKLRAL, encoded by the coding sequence ATGACCCGTTTCGGCTACACCCTGATGACCGAGCAGAGCGGTCCGAAGGACCTCGTGCGCTACGCCGTCGCGGCGGAGCGCATCGGTTTCGACTTCGAGGTGTCGAGCGACCACTACTCGCCGTGGCTGATGTCGCAAGGTCACGCCCCCTACGCGTGGACGGTGCTCGGCGCGGTCGCCCAGGCGACGGAACGCGTCGAGCTCGCGACGTACATCACCTGCCCGACGATCCGCTACCACCCGGCCGTCGTCGCCCAGAAGGCCGCGACCCTGCAGGAGCTGTCGGACGGGCGGTTCATCCTCGGCCTCGGATCGGGCGAGAACCTCAACGAGCACGTCGTCGGCGAGGGCTGGCCTCCGGTCGATCAGCGCCAGGACATGCTCGTCGAGGCGGCACAGATCATCCGCGAGTTGCACTCGGGAGACCTCGTCACCTGGGAGGGGCAGTACTTCCGCGTCGATTCCGCCCGGATCTGGGATGCCCCGGACGGCGGCGTCCCCATCGGCATCGCCGTCTCGGGCGAGAAGTCGATCGAGCACTTCGCGCCGCTCGGCGACCACCTCATCACCACCGAGCCTGACAAGGAGCTCGTGGAGGCCTGGCACGAGAAGAAGGGCGACCGCTCCTCGCGGGTCATCGGCCAGATCCCGATCTGCTGGGATCCGGATCGCGACACCGCGATCGCGAAGGCCCACGACCAGTTCCGCTGGTTCGCCGGCGGTTGGGCGGTCAACGCCGACCTGCCGACCCCCGCCGGCTTCGCGGGCGCGAGCAAGTACGTGCGGCCGGAGGACGTCGCGGAGCAGATCGTGTGCGGGCCGGATCTCGACGAGATCGCCGAGAGCTTCCGCGCCTTCGTGGACGCGGGCTTCACCGACATCGCGCTCGTGCAGGTCGGCGACGAGGGGCAGGACCGCTTCCTCGACGAGGCCGCCGGCCCGCTGCTCGAGAAGCTGCGCGCGCTGTGA
- a CDS encoding aldo/keto reductase, translating to MEYRNLGASGTVVSVHALGTMTFGAEADEKTSHAILDRYLERGGNLVDTADVYSAGVSEEIIGRWLSARSGIRDQVVIATKGRFPMGEGPNDHGTSARHLRVALDASLRRLGVEHIDLYQMHAWDALTPIEETLRFLDDAISSGRIGAYGFSNYLGWQITKAVHRADARGWAPPVTLQPQYNLLVRDIEHEVVPACLDAGIGLLPWSPLAGGWLSGKYRRDEPPRGATRLGENPERGMEAWAARNADERTWRVIDTVDAIASETGSTAARVALAWLAQRPVVTSVILGARTIEQLDDNLAAAELHLDDEAMTRLTEASAPRIDDYPYGTAGVAQRERRIGGGRG from the coding sequence ATGGAGTACCGGAATCTGGGCGCGAGCGGCACGGTCGTGTCGGTGCACGCCCTCGGCACGATGACCTTCGGGGCGGAAGCGGACGAGAAGACCTCGCACGCCATCCTCGACCGCTACCTCGAGCGCGGCGGGAATCTCGTCGACACGGCCGACGTTTACAGCGCCGGCGTGTCCGAGGAGATCATCGGACGCTGGCTGAGCGCGCGGTCGGGCATCCGCGATCAGGTCGTGATCGCGACGAAGGGGCGGTTCCCCATGGGGGAGGGCCCGAACGACCACGGCACCTCGGCGAGACACCTGCGGGTCGCGCTCGACGCCTCGCTGCGCAGGCTCGGCGTGGAACACATCGACCTGTACCAGATGCACGCGTGGGACGCGCTGACGCCGATCGAGGAGACGCTGCGCTTTCTCGACGATGCCATCAGCTCCGGTCGGATCGGGGCCTACGGGTTCTCGAACTACCTGGGCTGGCAGATCACGAAGGCCGTGCACCGCGCGGATGCCCGCGGCTGGGCGCCGCCGGTGACGTTGCAGCCGCAGTACAACCTGCTCGTGCGCGACATCGAGCACGAGGTCGTGCCGGCCTGCCTGGATGCGGGCATCGGCCTGCTGCCCTGGTCGCCGCTCGCGGGGGGCTGGCTGAGCGGGAAGTACCGCAGGGACGAGCCGCCGCGCGGCGCCACCCGACTCGGCGAGAACCCGGAACGCGGGATGGAGGCGTGGGCGGCGCGCAACGCGGACGAACGCACCTGGCGGGTCATCGACACGGTCGACGCGATCGCGAGCGAGACCGGGTCCACCGCCGCGCGCGTCGCGCTCGCCTGGCTCGCCCAGCGGCCCGTCGTCACCTCGGTGATCCTCGGCGCCCGCACGATCGAGCAGCTCGACGACAATCTGGCGGCAGCGGAGTTGCACCTCGACGACGAGGCGATGACCCGTCTGACCGAGGCGAGCGCACCGCGCATCGACGACTACCCGTACGGCACGGCCGGCGTCGCGCAGCGCGAGCGCCGCATCGGCGGTGGGCGGGGCTAG
- a CDS encoding YdcF family protein — protein MARRRGRWMFRALTALVSVIALIVIAGLPLYVFPTSDEPRKVDVVYVIGPATPSRLELARHLIVDEGISDTLLISVPEYGVRSAHRWSKCVKDPIKFDVLCEHSEPFTTQGEAQTLARLAREHGWESAAVITFTPHVTRTRLIMERCFPGDELDVIVDPAPLRPEDWVWHYVYQTGAFIKALTVATDC, from the coding sequence ATGGCGAGACGGCGCGGCAGGTGGATGTTCCGCGCCCTCACCGCACTGGTCTCGGTGATCGCGCTCATCGTCATCGCCGGACTCCCTCTCTACGTGTTCCCGACGTCGGACGAGCCGCGCAAGGTGGACGTCGTCTACGTCATCGGTCCGGCGACCCCGTCGCGACTCGAGCTCGCCCGCCATCTGATCGTCGACGAGGGCATCAGCGACACCCTGCTGATCTCGGTTCCGGAGTACGGGGTGCGCAGCGCGCACCGGTGGTCGAAGTGCGTGAAGGATCCGATCAAGTTCGACGTGCTGTGCGAGCACTCCGAGCCCTTCACGACGCAAGGAGAAGCGCAGACGCTCGCCCGACTCGCCCGAGAGCACGGGTGGGAGTCGGCCGCGGTGATCACGTTCACCCCGCACGTCACGCGCACCCGGCTCATCATGGAGCGGTGTTTCCCCGGCGACGAGCTCGATGTGATCGTGGATCCGGCGCCGCTGCGTCCCGAAGACTGGGTCTGGCACTACGTCTATCAGACCGGTGCCTTCATCAAGGCGCTCACCGTCGCGACGGACTGCTGA
- a CDS encoding right-handed parallel beta-helix repeat-containing protein, translating into MLRRSSTRNRHRIGRRLAIAAATVVAVAAGSISSIALLQPAAVEAAEPTVVTPGYYEETSAALVYEGSWRVMSSASDSARASNYLNGAGSVSLTFRGQGIKWISRTTASSGINDVYIDGVLVERVDRYSPSNVFKKVVFEKNDLSDGVHTIRIEWTGKRNPASTGGNVLVDAFEVPNLRAVPAPAEVRADAVAVRGITLGWSPVAVSDLAAYRVYRALAGETLEPIAQLPATQTTYEDIGIESARTYRYAITAVRASGTESDHSPELQVKSAPMTGTVGARAANCPAATVVVRTSAEFKAALAAAGPGTSIHMAPGTYRLKGGFKVYASGSATDPIWICGSAQSVITTGSLTADHGIMVNGVHDVVLTGFAIDTAHKGVTIISSSRVVVSDLTVQNIGYEAIHLRNQTTDAEVSYNTVRNTGLVEPRFGEGVYVGTSDENWCSVNNCQPDRTDRVRVMNNTFSGIGTEPIEAKAGTSDGIVAGNVFTDARADGVEDAWVLVKGNGWYVADNRGSESPANGYAVNASVVGWGESNVFARNTAIDVAGYGTWLHQPAGRGDLGNRVACTNVVQDAALGYSNVSCMP; encoded by the coding sequence ATGCTTCGTCGTTCGTCCACGAGGAACCGCCACCGCATCGGTCGTCGGCTGGCCATCGCCGCCGCCACCGTCGTCGCCGTCGCGGCCGGTTCGATCTCGTCCATCGCCCTCCTCCAGCCCGCCGCCGTGGAGGCGGCCGAGCCGACCGTCGTGACGCCGGGCTACTACGAGGAGACCTCCGCCGCGCTCGTCTACGAGGGCAGCTGGCGGGTCATGAGTTCCGCGAGCGACAGCGCGCGGGCCTCCAACTATCTCAACGGCGCCGGCTCGGTGTCGCTGACCTTCCGCGGTCAGGGCATCAAGTGGATCAGCCGCACGACCGCGAGTTCGGGCATCAACGACGTCTACATCGACGGCGTGCTCGTCGAGCGGGTCGACCGCTACTCGCCGTCCAACGTCTTCAAGAAGGTCGTCTTCGAGAAGAACGACCTCAGTGACGGGGTGCACACCATCCGGATCGAATGGACCGGCAAGCGCAACCCGGCCTCGACCGGCGGCAACGTGCTCGTCGACGCGTTCGAGGTGCCGAACCTGCGCGCCGTGCCGGCTCCCGCCGAGGTGCGGGCGGATGCGGTGGCCGTGCGCGGGATCACGCTCGGCTGGAGCCCGGTCGCGGTCTCCGATCTCGCCGCGTACCGCGTCTACCGCGCGCTTGCGGGGGAGACGCTCGAACCGATCGCCCAGCTGCCGGCGACGCAGACCACCTACGAGGACATCGGCATCGAGTCGGCCCGCACCTACCGTTACGCGATCACCGCGGTGCGCGCGAGTGGCACCGAGTCCGACCACAGCCCCGAGCTGCAGGTGAAGTCGGCTCCGATGACCGGGACCGTCGGCGCGCGTGCGGCGAACTGCCCCGCGGCGACCGTCGTCGTGCGCACCTCGGCCGAGTTCAAGGCCGCCCTCGCCGCGGCCGGACCCGGCACGAGCATCCACATGGCGCCCGGCACCTACCGGCTGAAGGGCGGGTTCAAGGTCTACGCCTCGGGCAGCGCCACCGACCCGATCTGGATCTGCGGTTCCGCACAGTCGGTCATCACGACCGGATCGCTCACGGCCGACCACGGCATCATGGTCAACGGGGTGCACGATGTCGTCCTGACCGGATTCGCCATCGACACCGCGCACAAGGGCGTCACGATCATCTCGAGCTCGCGGGTGGTCGTCTCCGACCTGACCGTGCAGAACATCGGCTACGAGGCCATCCACCTGCGCAACCAGACGACCGACGCCGAGGTGAGCTACAACACCGTGCGCAACACGGGCCTGGTCGAGCCGCGCTTCGGCGAGGGCGTCTACGTGGGCACCTCCGACGAGAACTGGTGCTCGGTCAACAACTGCCAGCCGGACCGCACCGACCGCGTCCGCGTGATGAACAACACCTTCTCGGGCATCGGCACCGAGCCGATCGAGGCGAAGGCCGGTACGAGCGACGGCATCGTCGCGGGCAACGTCTTCACCGACGCCCGTGCCGACGGCGTCGAGGACGCGTGGGTGCTCGTGAAGGGCAACGGCTGGTACGTCGCCGACAACCGCGGCTCCGAGAGCCCCGCCAACGGCTACGCCGTCAACGCGAGCGTCGTGGGTTGGGGCGAGAGCAACGTGTTCGCCCGCAACACGGCGATCGACGTCGCCGGCTACGGCACGTGGCTGCACCAGCCGGCCGGTCGCGGCGACCTCGGCAACCGGGTGGCGTGCACGAACGTCGTGCAGGACGCCGCGCTCGGCTACTCGAACGTGAGCTGCATGCCCTGA
- a CDS encoding UDP-glucose dehydrogenase family protein: protein MRISVIGCGYLGAVHAASMAELGHEVVGIDVDEAKIAALQAAQAPFFEPGLPELLERSMASGRLQFTTDMSAAAEADVHFIAVGTPQKKGENAADLRYVNAAVDGLLPYLKEGSLVAGKSTVPVGTARALAEKVEASGAMLAWNPEFLREGFAIEDTLTPDRFVYGLSKDASGETARAMLDEIYGKALATGTPRITTDYETAELVKVAANAFLATKISFINAMAEVCEVTGADVTQLADAIGHDARIGRRFLNAGLGFGGGCLPKDIRAFMARAGELGADQALTFLREVDSINMRRRARAVDLAREVCGGSLLGKKIAVLGLAFKPDSDDVRDSPSLNVAAQLELQGASVLCTDPEAIPNARRRFPELTYVETVEEAVSGADAIMVLTEWKQYRQLDPSQLITKVGTPAVVDGRNCLDPIEWRAAGWRYRALGRP from the coding sequence GTGCGCATTTCCGTCATCGGCTGCGGCTACCTGGGCGCGGTGCACGCCGCGAGCATGGCCGAACTCGGCCACGAGGTGGTCGGCATCGACGTCGACGAGGCGAAGATCGCCGCGCTGCAGGCGGCTCAGGCGCCGTTCTTCGAACCCGGCCTGCCCGAACTGCTCGAACGCTCGATGGCCAGCGGCCGCCTGCAGTTCACGACCGACATGTCCGCCGCGGCCGAGGCCGATGTGCACTTCATCGCCGTCGGCACGCCGCAGAAGAAGGGCGAGAACGCCGCCGATCTGCGGTACGTGAACGCCGCCGTCGACGGGCTGCTACCCTATCTCAAGGAGGGGTCGCTCGTCGCCGGCAAGTCGACCGTCCCCGTGGGCACCGCGCGAGCCCTGGCCGAGAAGGTCGAGGCATCCGGTGCGATGCTCGCCTGGAACCCCGAGTTCCTCCGCGAGGGCTTCGCCATCGAGGACACGCTCACGCCCGACCGCTTCGTGTACGGACTGTCGAAGGATGCGAGCGGCGAGACCGCTCGGGCGATGCTCGACGAGATCTACGGGAAGGCCCTCGCGACGGGCACCCCGCGCATCACCACCGACTACGAGACGGCCGAACTGGTCAAGGTCGCCGCCAACGCGTTCCTCGCGACGAAGATCTCGTTCATCAACGCGATGGCCGAGGTGTGCGAGGTCACCGGTGCGGACGTGACCCAGCTCGCGGATGCGATCGGTCACGACGCCCGCATCGGCCGCCGGTTCCTCAACGCCGGACTCGGCTTCGGCGGCGGTTGTCTGCCGAAGGACATCCGCGCGTTCATGGCCCGCGCCGGAGAGCTCGGCGCCGACCAGGCGCTGACCTTCCTGCGCGAGGTCGACTCGATCAACATGCGCCGTCGCGCCCGCGCCGTCGATCTCGCCCGCGAGGTCTGCGGCGGATCGCTCCTGGGCAAGAAGATCGCGGTGCTCGGCCTCGCGTTCAAGCCGGACAGCGACGACGTGCGCGACTCGCCGTCCCTCAACGTCGCGGCGCAGCTCGAGCTGCAGGGCGCCTCGGTGCTGTGCACCGACCCCGAGGCGATTCCGAACGCCCGCCGCCGGTTCCCCGAGCTCACCTACGTCGAGACCGTCGAGGAGGCCGTCTCGGGCGCCGACGCGATCATGGTGCTCACCGAGTGGAAGCAGTACCGGCAGCTCGACCCGTCGCAGCTCATCACCAAGGTGGGTACGCCCGCGGTCGTCGACGGTCGCAACTGCCTCGACCCGATCGAGTGGCGCGCCGCCGGCTGGCGCTACCGGGCGCTCGGCCGCCCCTGA
- a CDS encoding glycosyltransferase has product MTGVGMESTGLAEDRTAVTGGDGGGPLHVLFVVPSLHGGGAEFVARTWMAWLVSRGHRVTVVTTSGKPTDEFLPAGVEARTLAGQRGQSRKTAALRRILTAAHPDVAVALQAHPNLVLLAAARGMGAAKPPVIISERNLVSLGLAGADLSHRMKIFTAKRLYRHADHVIAISHPVAGELVSGFGVSGERCTVVPNPATAKVAPGTRVDRVPGTAAGVQLVLPCRLVKQKRPHLAILAAAELASRGIPAEVISFGGGPLLDDLVKLAEERGVVFRPMGWVENWFEHFGSNSVVLLPSDREGFGNVLVEAAAAGVPSVAVSGALGVADAIVPGITGELALTAEPSDLADAVERAAELELTGIDRWLDRFSPAGSGAALERVLRRTIAARRG; this is encoded by the coding sequence ATGACGGGAGTGGGAATGGAATCGACCGGACTGGCGGAGGATCGCACCGCTGTCACGGGAGGCGACGGCGGCGGACCGCTGCACGTGCTCTTCGTCGTGCCGTCGCTGCACGGCGGCGGCGCCGAATTCGTCGCGCGCACCTGGATGGCGTGGCTCGTCTCCCGAGGCCACCGCGTCACCGTCGTCACGACCTCGGGCAAGCCGACCGACGAGTTCCTGCCCGCCGGCGTCGAGGCCCGCACCCTCGCCGGTCAGCGCGGACAGTCACGGAAGACCGCCGCCTTGCGTCGCATCCTCACGGCCGCGCACCCGGATGTGGCCGTGGCGCTGCAGGCCCACCCCAACCTCGTGCTGCTCGCCGCCGCCCGCGGCATGGGCGCGGCGAAGCCGCCCGTGATCATCAGCGAGCGCAACCTCGTCTCGCTCGGGCTCGCCGGGGCGGACCTGTCGCACCGGATGAAGATCTTCACCGCCAAGCGGCTCTACCGCCACGCCGACCACGTGATCGCGATCTCCCACCCCGTGGCGGGGGAGCTCGTGAGCGGCTTCGGGGTCAGCGGGGAGCGCTGCACGGTCGTGCCGAACCCCGCGACCGCGAAGGTCGCCCCGGGCACGCGCGTGGACCGGGTGCCGGGCACCGCGGCGGGGGTGCAGCTCGTGCTGCCGTGCCGGCTGGTCAAGCAGAAGCGGCCGCACCTGGCGATCCTCGCGGCGGCGGAACTCGCCTCCCGAGGCATCCCGGCCGAGGTCATCTCGTTCGGCGGGGGACCGCTGCTCGACGACCTCGTGAAACTCGCCGAGGAGCGCGGTGTGGTGTTCCGCCCGATGGGCTGGGTCGAGAACTGGTTCGAGCACTTCGGATCCAACTCGGTCGTGCTGCTCCCGTCGGATCGTGAGGGCTTCGGCAACGTGCTCGTGGAGGCCGCCGCCGCCGGTGTGCCGTCGGTCGCCGTCTCGGGCGCACTCGGCGTCGCCGACGCGATCGTGCCCGGCATCACGGGGGAACTCGCGCTCACCGCCGAGCCGTCCGATCTCGCCGACGCGGTGGAACGCGCGGCGGAGCTCGAGCTCACGGGCATCGATCGCTGGCTCGACCGCTTCTCGCCGGCCGGGAGCGGCGCCGCACTCGAGCGCGTGCTGAGGCGCACGATCGCCGCCCGCCGTGGCTGA
- a CDS encoding acyltransferase yields the protein MASRYRGRLANVIAASGVWSPRTRARILRRLGARLDPSARVHPYVRFIGRVDEFSMGAGSFLNLGVVIGSNAPVTLGRRVAIGPGVQLLPTTHKLGTSDHRWGGGNVSSPITIEDGVWVGAGATILGGVTIGRGTVIAAGAVVTKDCEPDSVYGGVPAKLIRVLENAE from the coding sequence ATGGCATCGCGATACCGCGGTCGACTCGCCAACGTCATCGCCGCTTCGGGCGTGTGGTCCCCGCGCACGCGAGCCCGCATCCTCCGCCGACTCGGCGCCCGACTCGACCCGAGCGCACGGGTGCACCCGTACGTGCGGTTCATCGGCCGCGTCGACGAGTTCTCGATGGGAGCCGGGTCGTTCCTCAACCTCGGCGTCGTCATCGGGTCGAACGCCCCGGTCACCCTCGGTCGGCGCGTCGCGATCGGCCCCGGCGTGCAACTGCTGCCGACGACGCACAAGCTCGGGACGAGCGACCACCGGTGGGGCGGCGGAAACGTCAGTTCCCCGATCACGATCGAGGACGGGGTGTGGGTCGGAGCGGGAGCGACGATCCTCGGCGGCGTCACGATCGGCCGGGGCACCGTGATCGCGGCGGGTGCCGTGGTCACCAAGGACTGTGAACCCGACAGCGTGTACGGCGGCGTGCCGGCCAAGCTGATCCGGGTGCTCGAGAACGCGGAATGA
- a CDS encoding sugar transferase encodes MSVALRHEIDEPTIIDRAARVGWETRYARRLLLTDALVVISAVFGAQIVWVRLLSFLEGEPVPVREAVPFGTVYSVVLTIAWLTALAFFASRDSRVVGIGFTEYRRVLQASFATFGSLAIIAYLFDLELARGYFLIALPIGLATLVLVRHLWRLWLTAKRKEGEFAAKVLLVGSAVSVSHTARELARVPEAGYHVLGACVPPGQATDINMAAEVPIIGEFDRLLAAIEASGADTVIITSSDALPPDRVRELSWQLEPGRQHLIVAPSLTDIGGPRIHTRPVAGFPLIHVETPRYAGGKTYSKRIFDIVVSSLLILLLSPVLIFIAAAVRLSTPGPVLFRQNRIGKNGEPFTMLKFRSMVPDAEAVLEELRDRERDAGNSVMFKMKDDPRVTPIGRVLRRFSLDELPQLINVLMGSMSLIGPRPPLESEVEEYERHVHRRFLVKPGITGLWQVSGRSNLSWEESVRLDLFYVENWTMTGDLIILWRTAKAVLARDGAY; translated from the coding sequence ATGTCTGTTGCGCTGCGCCACGAGATCGACGAACCGACGATCATCGACCGCGCAGCTCGGGTGGGCTGGGAGACGCGCTACGCGCGCCGGCTCCTGCTCACCGATGCGCTCGTCGTCATCTCCGCCGTCTTCGGCGCCCAGATCGTCTGGGTCCGTCTGCTCTCGTTCCTCGAGGGCGAGCCGGTCCCCGTCCGCGAGGCGGTGCCCTTCGGCACCGTCTACTCCGTAGTGCTCACGATCGCCTGGCTCACCGCGCTCGCCTTCTTCGCGAGCCGCGACAGCCGCGTGGTTGGCATCGGCTTCACCGAGTACCGCCGGGTGCTGCAGGCGTCGTTCGCGACCTTCGGGTCGCTCGCGATCATCGCGTACCTGTTCGACTTGGAACTCGCGCGCGGCTACTTCCTGATCGCCCTTCCCATCGGGCTCGCGACGCTCGTGCTCGTGCGTCACCTCTGGCGGCTCTGGCTCACGGCCAAGCGCAAGGAGGGCGAGTTCGCGGCCAAGGTGCTGCTGGTCGGATCGGCCGTCTCGGTGTCGCACACCGCGCGCGAGCTCGCGCGGGTGCCCGAAGCCGGATACCACGTGCTCGGCGCGTGCGTGCCGCCCGGGCAGGCCACCGACATCAACATGGCCGCCGAGGTCCCGATCATCGGCGAGTTCGACCGACTGCTCGCGGCCATCGAGGCCAGCGGCGCCGACACCGTCATCATCACGAGCTCCGACGCGCTCCCGCCGGACCGCGTGCGGGAATTGAGCTGGCAGCTGGAACCGGGCCGTCAGCACCTCATCGTCGCCCCGAGCCTCACCGACATCGGCGGTCCGCGCATCCACACGCGTCCCGTCGCCGGGTTCCCGCTCATCCACGTGGAGACCCCGCGCTACGCGGGCGGCAAGACCTATTCGAAGCGCATCTTCGACATCGTCGTCTCGTCCCTGCTCATCCTCCTGCTGAGCCCCGTGCTGATCTTCATCGCCGCCGCCGTGCGGTTGAGCACCCCCGGCCCTGTGCTGTTCCGCCAGAACCGCATCGGCAAGAACGGCGAGCCGTTCACCATGCTCAAGTTCCGCTCGATGGTGCCCGACGCCGAAGCGGTGCTCGAGGAGCTCCGCGACCGCGAGCGCGACGCGGGCAACAGCGTCATGTTCAAGATGAAGGACGACCCCCGGGTCACGCCGATCGGTCGCGTGCTGCGGCGCTTCAGCCTCGACGAGCTGCCGCAGCTGATCAACGTGCTCATGGGGTCGATGTCGCTCATCGGTCCGCGTCCCCCGCTGGAGAGCGAGGTCGAGGAGTACGAGCGGCACGTGCACCGCCGCTTCCTCGTCAAGCCGGGCATCACCGGCCTGTGGCAGGTGAGCGGCCGCTCCAACCTCTCGTGGGAGGAGAGCGTGCGGCTCGACCTGTTCTACGTCGAGAACTGGACGATGACCGGCGACCTCATCATCCTCTGGCGCACGGCGAAAGCCGTGCTCGCACGCGACGGCGCGTACTGA